In Microbacterium esteraromaticum, the following proteins share a genomic window:
- a CDS encoding FliH/SctL family protein, with protein sequence MSTDAFAPAVFPRLRDTDSDAERRRARRLGYAEGHAEGFRVASAEAAAAAAQARAEHEQTEAQAARALASALGALESAAAALSARVTELARADEQTISARAVDLAQTIVGEALIDREFAALSALRRALTASDGERSVEVRFSPADERVLRGHGAVPAGVSVAVDDALTSGDAVVVLQDGIVDARIGAALERARRALEAVSP encoded by the coding sequence ATGTCTACTGACGCCTTCGCGCCCGCCGTCTTCCCTCGTCTGCGTGACACCGACTCCGACGCCGAGCGCCGGCGGGCACGGCGGCTCGGGTACGCCGAAGGACATGCCGAAGGATTCCGGGTGGCGAGCGCCGAGGCCGCCGCCGCTGCCGCGCAGGCACGCGCCGAGCACGAGCAGACAGAGGCACAGGCAGCCCGCGCCCTGGCATCCGCCCTCGGTGCCCTCGAGTCCGCAGCAGCCGCGCTCTCCGCACGCGTCACCGAACTCGCACGCGCGGATGAGCAGACGATCTCGGCGCGCGCCGTGGACCTGGCTCAGACGATCGTGGGCGAAGCGCTGATCGACCGCGAGTTCGCGGCGCTGAGCGCCCTGCGCCGGGCGCTGACGGCGAGTGACGGCGAGCGCTCGGTCGAGGTGAGGTTCAGCCCGGCCGACGAGCGGGTCCTGCGCGGACACGGTGCCGTGCCCGCTGGTGTCTCCGTCGCCGTCGATGACGCGCTCACCTCCGGCGACGCCGTGGTCGTCCTGCAGGACGGCATCGTCGACGCGAGGATCGGCGCCGCGCTGGAACGGGCACGCCGTGCGCTCGAGGCGGTATCGCCATGA
- the fliG gene encoding flagellar motor switch protein FliG — MKNLSGRQKAAVVLMNIDRAAAIEVMKHLSEAEAEAITAEIIGLHSLDATTTAQALGDFQRIAAGHLPPGRGGRDIAATLLEASFGSERAAALLGRVGSSNSAFDFLSAADPAQVAGLLDGELPQTVALVLAHLPTDRAAAVLAALPEAARTDVAHAIATMGTATQDAIAIVAESLKARTGLLATRDAPERLGGVEPLVEIINRSDASIEKALLESIESRDRSLADDIRSRMFTFADIVRLDDRDAQRVLRGVDIRTLALALKGANEGIAEVIRRNVSERNRENLDFESRSLGPVRISQVEEARAEIVHMLRGMEAAGEISVQRSDEDEYVY, encoded by the coding sequence ATGAAGAACCTGAGCGGACGGCAGAAGGCCGCCGTCGTGCTGATGAACATCGACCGGGCGGCCGCTATCGAGGTCATGAAGCACCTCTCCGAGGCCGAGGCCGAGGCGATCACGGCCGAGATCATCGGCCTGCACAGCCTGGATGCGACCACCACCGCGCAGGCGCTCGGCGACTTCCAGCGCATCGCCGCCGGTCACCTCCCCCCTGGTCGCGGCGGCAGGGACATCGCCGCGACCCTGCTCGAGGCGTCGTTCGGGTCGGAGCGCGCCGCTGCCCTGCTGGGGCGCGTCGGCTCGAGTAACTCCGCCTTCGACTTCCTCTCCGCGGCCGACCCCGCACAGGTGGCCGGCCTGCTCGACGGCGAGCTGCCGCAGACGGTCGCCCTGGTGCTCGCGCACCTGCCCACCGACCGCGCGGCGGCAGTGCTCGCAGCGCTGCCCGAGGCGGCCCGCACCGACGTCGCGCATGCGATCGCCACCATGGGCACCGCGACGCAGGATGCGATCGCGATCGTCGCCGAGTCGCTGAAGGCGCGCACCGGTCTGCTCGCGACCCGCGACGCCCCCGAGCGTCTGGGCGGTGTCGAGCCGCTCGTCGAGATCATCAACCGCTCGGACGCGTCGATCGAGAAGGCGCTGCTCGAGAGCATCGAGAGTCGGGACCGGTCTCTCGCCGACGACATCCGCTCGCGGATGTTCACGTTCGCCGACATCGTGCGTCTCGACGACCGAGACGCGCAGCGCGTGCTGCGCGGCGTCGACATCCGCACCCTCGCACTCGCCCTGAAGGGCGCGAACGAGGGCATCGCCGAGGTGATCCGCCGCAACGTGTCCGAGCGCAATCGCGAGAACCTCGACTTCGAGAGCCGCAGCCTCGGTCCTGTCCGCATCTCGCAGGTCGAGGAGGCACGCGCCGAGATCGTGCACATGCTGCGGGGCATGGAGGCGGCCGGCGAGATCTCGGTGCAGCGCAGCGACGAGGACGAGTATGTCTACTGA
- the fliF gene encoding flagellar basal-body MS-ring/collar protein FliF: protein MPTAVTNIFQRARRAVAGFTMAQRTIAIIGLAVLALGIAALLSWASRPTMTPLFTGLSASDANAVVEQLRSASVSYELTDGGATVLVPESDVYDQRLAAAASGLPSDSSDGYSLLDDLGVTTSEFQQSVAYKRAIEGELAATISSLKGISAASVRLAIPEESVFVSETVDPTASVFVETGRTSLSPTQIEAIVHLTSAAVSGLKPENVAVVDENGRTLSSVGVGATGGVDRQAGDYEARVAASVQELLDKVVGPGNATVTVAAEIDRSVNERLEETYTPIEGGASSSEHTRTETGSGGQGGAGVLGPDNIAVPSNGEGSYEVTEETRNNYVNKATQTTSTPAGSITRQSISVAVDAEVGEKIGAGQLSDLVAAAAGIDRTRGDQLSVEMVPFSEQDAKAAQAALDAAKKAAEDEQRMALLGTALLVVAIAAPLLAVVVFLIIRARRKARQPDEFDLMFGERAASVAAYAGAVPLEQQPTVQLPLTAPEPTAVLPSDVPPELEIEAEPAQVSLERRRSEIETLSRRDPQRTAELLRTMLSDRAGV from the coding sequence ATGCCCACGGCCGTCACGAACATCTTCCAGCGCGCCCGGCGCGCGGTCGCCGGCTTCACGATGGCGCAGCGCACCATCGCGATCATCGGCCTGGCCGTGCTCGCCCTCGGGATCGCCGCGCTGCTCAGCTGGGCCTCGCGCCCCACCATGACGCCGCTGTTCACCGGGCTGAGCGCCTCTGACGCCAACGCCGTCGTCGAGCAGCTGCGCTCGGCATCCGTCTCGTACGAGCTGACCGACGGCGGCGCGACCGTGCTCGTACCCGAATCCGACGTCTACGATCAGCGGCTCGCGGCAGCGGCGTCCGGTCTTCCGAGCGACAGCTCGGACGGGTACTCGCTGCTCGACGACCTCGGTGTGACCACCTCGGAGTTCCAGCAGTCGGTCGCATACAAGCGCGCGATCGAGGGCGAGCTCGCCGCCACGATCTCGTCGCTCAAGGGCATCTCCGCAGCATCGGTTCGCCTGGCCATCCCCGAGGAGAGCGTGTTCGTCTCCGAGACCGTCGACCCGACCGCGTCGGTCTTCGTCGAGACCGGGCGCACATCGCTGTCGCCCACTCAGATCGAGGCGATCGTCCACCTGACCTCCGCTGCGGTGAGCGGACTCAAGCCCGAGAACGTCGCGGTCGTTGACGAGAACGGGCGCACGCTGTCATCGGTCGGGGTCGGAGCCACCGGCGGAGTCGATCGTCAGGCCGGTGACTACGAGGCCAGAGTAGCCGCCAGCGTGCAGGAGCTTCTGGACAAAGTGGTCGGTCCGGGGAACGCCACGGTCACCGTCGCGGCCGAGATCGACAGATCGGTCAACGAGCGGCTCGAGGAGACGTACACCCCCATCGAGGGCGGCGCGTCGTCGTCCGAGCACACGCGCACCGAGACCGGCAGCGGTGGTCAGGGCGGCGCGGGCGTGCTCGGTCCCGACAACATCGCCGTGCCCTCGAACGGCGAAGGCAGCTATGAGGTGACCGAGGAGACCCGCAACAACTACGTGAACAAGGCCACTCAGACGACGAGCACCCCCGCGGGTTCGATCACCCGGCAGTCCATCTCGGTCGCCGTCGACGCCGAGGTCGGAGAGAAGATCGGTGCCGGTCAGCTCAGTGACCTGGTCGCTGCAGCAGCCGGGATCGACCGCACTCGAGGCGACCAGCTGAGCGTCGAGATGGTGCCGTTCAGCGAGCAGGATGCGAAAGCAGCGCAAGCCGCCCTGGATGCGGCGAAGAAGGCCGCCGAGGACGAGCAGCGCATGGCGCTGCTCGGCACCGCGCTGCTGGTCGTCGCCATCGCGGCGCCCCTGCTGGCCGTGGTCGTCTTCCTCATCATCCGCGCACGCCGGAAGGCGCGGCAGCCTGACGAGTTCGATCTGATGTTCGGAGAGCGCGCTGCGTCTGTGGCCGCATACGCCGGCGCCGTGCCGCTCGAGCAGCAGCCGACAGTGCAGCTGCCGCTCACGGCCCCTGAGCCCACCGCCGTGCTGCCGAGCGACGTGCCTCCCGAGCTCGAGATCGAGGCTGAGCCGGCGCAGGTGAGCCTCGAGCGCCGGCGCAGCGAGATCGAGACGCTCAGCCGCCGCGATCCTCAGCGCACCGCCGAGCTGCTGCGCACGATGCTCTCGGACCGGGCGGGCGTATGA
- the fliE gene encoding flagellar hook-basal body complex protein FliE, whose product MDPVSGVDALSSALPSSLRAEPAPAGGGPAFASSITGAIDELRGLQSQSDALKVAAVTGDLDDIHSAMIASTRAAVTLELVAAVRNKGVDAFNEIMRMQA is encoded by the coding sequence ATGGATCCCGTCTCCGGAGTCGACGCGCTCTCCTCTGCGCTCCCCTCCTCGCTCCGCGCTGAGCCGGCACCTGCGGGTGGCGGCCCCGCGTTCGCGTCGAGCATCACCGGCGCGATCGACGAGCTGCGCGGACTGCAGTCGCAGTCCGACGCGCTGAAGGTCGCCGCCGTCACGGGTGACCTCGACGACATCCACTCCGCGATGATCGCCTCGACACGCGCCGCCGTGACGCTCGAACTCGTCGCCGCCGTGCGCAACAAGGGCGTCGACGCGTTCAACGAGATCATGCGGATGCAGGCCTGA
- a CDS encoding flagellar basal body rod protein FlgC, which yields MTFDAIGIAGTGLTTHRKWLDALSDNIANINTAVTPAAPAFQERYVVVENSALSPGVYVAGTELGSPEGRLVHQPDHPLADADGYVRYPDIDLGDQMSQLIMAQRGYQASAGIVDRVRNAYEAALQIGRS from the coding sequence ATGACCTTCGACGCGATCGGCATCGCCGGCACCGGGCTGACCACGCACCGCAAGTGGCTCGACGCGCTCAGCGACAACATCGCCAACATCAACACCGCGGTCACCCCCGCCGCCCCCGCGTTCCAGGAGCGGTACGTCGTCGTCGAGAACAGCGCCCTGTCGCCGGGGGTGTACGTCGCCGGCACCGAGCTGGGCAGCCCGGAGGGGCGGCTCGTGCACCAGCCGGACCACCCGCTCGCCGATGCGGACGGGTACGTCCGCTACCCCGACATCGACCTCGGCGATCAGATGAGCCAGCTGATCATGGCGCAGCGCGGATATCAGGCCAGCGCCGGCATCGTCGACCGCGTGCGCAACGCGTATGAGGCCGCCCTGCAGATCGGACGCAGCTGA
- a CDS encoding flagellar basal body protein, whose protein sequence is MFDSVTMSALSSALDGLSLRQRAIADNIANINTPDYHAKRVQFEEALADAVKAGHGRASATVGESLEPTRLNGNNVNLDTETLSSIDTMLRYQFATQAINGSFSSLRAAMRTS, encoded by the coding sequence GTGTTCGACTCTGTGACCATGTCCGCGCTCTCGAGCGCGCTCGACGGCCTGTCTCTGCGCCAGCGCGCGATCGCCGACAACATCGCCAATATCAACACCCCTGACTATCACGCCAAGCGCGTGCAGTTCGAAGAGGCTCTGGCTGATGCCGTCAAGGCCGGACACGGTCGGGCATCCGCCACGGTCGGCGAATCGCTCGAGCCGACCCGCCTCAACGGCAACAACGTCAACCTCGACACCGAGACGCTCTCGAGCATCGACACGATGCTCCGCTACCAGTTCGCCACCCAGGCGATCAACGGCTCGTTCTCGTCCCTGCGCGCAGCGATGAGGACCTCATGA
- the fliS gene encoding flagellar export chaperone FliS, with product MNAALKAQQRYRELAILSAGPERLLTMLYDRLLLDIERGEAAQRACDWAEANAQLQHAQSIVAELNSSLTDAWEGSAGLRGVYTFLTQTLIGANIGRDPERTRACAELVAPLREAWHEAAEAMVPAESTSAARA from the coding sequence ATGAACGCCGCACTCAAGGCACAGCAGCGGTACCGGGAACTGGCCATCCTCTCCGCGGGGCCCGAACGACTGCTGACCATGCTGTACGACCGTCTGCTGCTCGACATCGAACGCGGCGAGGCCGCGCAGCGCGCCTGCGACTGGGCGGAGGCGAACGCTCAGCTGCAGCACGCGCAGTCGATCGTCGCCGAGCTGAACTCGTCGCTCACCGACGCGTGGGAGGGCAGTGCGGGCCTGCGCGGGGTCTACACCTTCCTCACGCAGACCCTCATCGGCGCCAACATCGGCCGCGACCCGGAACGCACGAGGGCCTGCGCAGAGCTGGTCGCTCCGCTGCGTGAAGCGTGGCACGAGGCGGCCGAGGCGATGGTGCCGGCCGAGTCGACGAGCGCCGCCCGGGCATGA
- the fliD gene encoding flagellar filament capping protein FliD gives MALSLDGLVSGLKTTELIKALMDVHSIPKNLLKSKIADKGVVISNLQSLNASLQDLAVKAKSASVRGAMSQFTATSSANTVTVTAGANATAGSVDIVVDSVAGRHSIVSAPHAAWPDSPPVVTLQNSKGERVEVTAASTSMQDVAQAINRAGFGVTAAAVRAGSNADGTPLYRLQLNAAEPGAAGSFSVLRGDIASVEAGTAADILADPGAATVSTGTDAQVRLWAGTAAEQIVTSANGTFTDLLPGVDVTVSAASAQPVTVTVTTDVAEQAKAHEAFVTQIAKILSGIDKGSTATVPTGGGATTLGVFTGDSTVRSLRRSLADAVQYPVDGVSPSTMGISIDRYGVLSFDEERFSAALAADPAQVATVFSGLAARVQEVTDTYSDKYDGLLTARITGQQNEVDVLGEQVERWDVRLAQRKASLERTYAQLEVQLSRMQSQSSYLTSQLAALAPQQKGS, from the coding sequence ATGGCACTCTCGCTCGACGGTCTCGTCTCCGGTCTGAAGACGACCGAGCTCATCAAGGCCCTGATGGACGTGCACTCCATCCCGAAGAACCTGCTGAAGTCGAAGATCGCCGACAAGGGCGTCGTCATCTCGAACCTGCAGTCGCTGAACGCCTCTCTGCAGGACCTCGCCGTCAAGGCGAAGAGCGCGAGCGTGCGCGGCGCCATGTCGCAGTTCACCGCGACCTCCTCAGCGAACACCGTGACCGTCACCGCCGGAGCGAACGCCACGGCGGGCTCCGTCGACATCGTCGTCGACAGCGTCGCGGGGCGTCACTCCATCGTCTCCGCACCTCACGCCGCGTGGCCGGACTCCCCGCCGGTCGTCACCCTGCAGAACTCGAAGGGCGAGCGGGTCGAGGTGACGGCCGCGTCGACCTCGATGCAGGATGTGGCGCAGGCGATCAACCGCGCCGGGTTCGGCGTCACCGCCGCGGCCGTGCGGGCCGGGTCCAACGCCGACGGCACTCCCCTGTACCGACTGCAGCTGAACGCCGCAGAGCCGGGAGCGGCTGGGTCGTTCTCCGTGCTCCGCGGCGACATCGCGTCGGTCGAGGCGGGCACAGCCGCCGACATCCTCGCCGACCCGGGCGCGGCGACGGTCTCGACCGGGACGGATGCCCAGGTGCGACTGTGGGCCGGCACCGCCGCCGAGCAGATCGTGACCTCGGCGAACGGCACCTTCACGGATCTTCTCCCCGGCGTCGACGTGACAGTGAGCGCCGCGTCGGCGCAGCCCGTCACCGTCACCGTGACCACCGACGTCGCCGAGCAGGCGAAGGCTCACGAGGCCTTCGTGACGCAGATCGCGAAGATCCTCAGCGGCATCGACAAGGGATCCACGGCGACGGTTCCCACCGGCGGCGGAGCCACCACGCTCGGTGTCTTCACCGGCGACAGCACGGTGCGCTCTCTCCGGCGCTCACTGGCGGATGCGGTGCAGTATCCGGTCGATGGGGTCTCCCCCTCGACCATGGGCATCTCGATCGACAGGTATGGAGTCCTGTCGTTCGACGAGGAGCGCTTCTCGGCGGCACTGGCCGCGGACCCCGCGCAGGTCGCGACCGTCTTCTCGGGGCTCGCCGCCCGTGTGCAGGAGGTCACAGACACCTACTCCGACAAGTACGACGGACTGCTGACCGCACGCATCACCGGTCAGCAGAACGAGGTCGACGTGCTCGGCGAGCAGGTCGAGCGATGGGATGTGCGCCTCGCCCAGCGCAAGGCGTCGCTCGAACGCACCTATGCGCAGCTCGAGGTGCAGCTGTCGCGCATGCAGTCGCAGTCGTCGTACCTGACTTCGCAGCTCGCGGCACTGGCGCCGCAGCAGAAGGGATCCTGA
- a CDS encoding flagellin: protein MGMQINTNVSALNAYRNLSNTQNDLSKSLEKLSSGFRINRAADDAAGLAISEGLRAQVGGLNVAARNAQDGISVIQTAEGALTEVHSILQRMRDLAVQAGSDSNNTDSRTALQGEINGLASELNRIGANTQFNGINLMDGAALSFQVGANGNVAGTDLSNTITVNLADLATAVAGVATLESTGADLAAGSVAIDVSSAASAAAGVELIDAAITNVSTARADLGAKQNRFESTINSLNVASENLGAAESRIRETDMASEMVKFTAKNILSQAGTAMLAQANQSTQGVLQLLR from the coding sequence ATGGGTATGCAGATCAACACCAACGTGTCGGCGCTCAACGCCTACCGCAACCTGTCGAACACGCAGAACGACCTGTCGAAGTCGCTCGAGAAGCTCTCGAGCGGATTCCGCATCAACCGCGCTGCCGACGACGCAGCGGGCCTCGCGATCTCCGAGGGCCTGCGCGCGCAGGTCGGCGGTCTGAACGTCGCCGCGCGCAACGCTCAGGACGGCATCTCGGTCATCCAGACCGCAGAAGGCGCCCTGACCGAGGTGCACTCCATCCTGCAGCGCATGCGCGACCTCGCGGTGCAGGCCGGAAGCGACTCGAACAACACCGATTCCCGCACCGCGCTTCAGGGAGAGATCAACGGCCTCGCCTCTGAGCTCAACCGGATCGGCGCGAACACGCAGTTCAACGGCATCAACCTGATGGACGGCGCTGCGCTGTCGTTCCAGGTCGGCGCGAACGGAAACGTCGCCGGCACCGACCTCTCGAACACCATCACCGTCAACCTGGCCGACCTGGCGACCGCCGTCGCCGGTGTCGCGACCCTCGAGTCGACCGGAGCGGACCTCGCTGCGGGCAGCGTCGCGATCGACGTCAGCAGCGCCGCTTCCGCCGCTGCCGGCGTGGAGCTCATCGACGCGGCCATCACCAACGTGTCGACCGCTCGTGCCGACCTCGGTGCGAAGCAGAACCGCTTCGAGTCGACCATCAACAGCCTCAACGTCGCCTCGGAGAACCTCGGCGCAGCCGAGAGCCGCATCCGCGAGACGGACATGGCGTCGGAGATGGTCAAGTTCACGGCGAAGAACATCCTGTCGCAGGCGGGCACCGCCATGCTTGCTCAGGCCAACCAGTCGACCCAGGGCGTGCTGCAGCTGCTGCGCTGA
- a CDS encoding sigma-70 family RNA polymerase sigma factor has protein sequence MTTREERNRLIEENLPLVGYLASDTHARATHVPREELASAGALALVTAAEAYDPSLGVPFGAYARRRILGAFADEMRSMDWASRGIRRRIKETTAVQDTLSSGLGRPATAAEIATAMGVSQEEVLAALADATRSVTTLDDVHESDLASYTPLPDEAAAVAERRTVLDHAIRALPERMRMIVHAVYIDERPVKEIAEELGVSHSAVSQQRAEAIRLLRDALERFYRDGEEAPTTSRVSASVRDGFFARIAETGGSRIARALAGSASITS, from the coding sequence ATGACGACGCGTGAAGAGCGCAATCGCCTGATCGAGGAGAACCTGCCGCTGGTGGGTTATCTCGCCTCAGACACCCATGCGCGCGCGACGCACGTGCCGCGTGAAGAACTGGCATCCGCCGGCGCCCTCGCGCTGGTCACGGCGGCCGAGGCGTACGACCCGTCGCTCGGCGTGCCGTTCGGAGCCTACGCCCGTCGGCGCATCCTCGGGGCCTTCGCCGACGAGATGCGGTCGATGGACTGGGCATCCCGGGGCATCCGCCGACGCATCAAAGAGACCACAGCGGTGCAGGACACCCTGTCTTCGGGCCTCGGCCGTCCGGCGACCGCCGCAGAGATCGCCACCGCGATGGGCGTCTCCCAGGAAGAGGTGCTGGCGGCTCTCGCCGACGCCACCCGCTCCGTCACGACGCTCGACGACGTGCACGAGTCCGATCTCGCCTCGTACACGCCCCTGCCCGATGAGGCGGCGGCTGTCGCCGAGCGACGAACCGTGCTCGACCACGCGATCAGGGCGCTGCCCGAGCGGATGCGGATGATCGTGCACGCCGTGTACATCGACGAGCGCCCCGTGAAGGAGATCGCCGAGGAGCTGGGCGTATCGCACTCCGCCGTGTCTCAGCAGCGGGCCGAGGCCATCCGCCTGCTCCGCGACGCGCTCGAGCGGTTCTACCGTGACGGCGAGGAGGCCCCGACGACGTCCCGCGTCTCTGCATCGGTGCGAGACGGCTTCTTCGCCCGCATCGCCGAGACCGGCGGGTCGCGCATCGCCCGGGCGCTCGCGGGCTCCGCTTCCATCACCTCCTGA
- the flgN gene encoding flagellar export chaperone FlgN, producing the protein MGANELSAQLWRERELLELLLFKLEEQELLLAAGRTRWMQFATREIEQVLDGLRTAGIARVVEAETVAAEWGAPEGASIRQLIDSAPEGAWRDVLIEHLNALTKLTDEIGRLRDANSEQLRAVMRATQETIAGLGDDTGEYTTHGERAREDSARIIDTEM; encoded by the coding sequence ATGGGAGCCAACGAATTGTCTGCGCAGCTATGGCGAGAACGTGAGCTGCTCGAGCTGCTGCTGTTCAAGCTCGAGGAGCAGGAGCTTCTGCTCGCCGCCGGCCGCACACGCTGGATGCAGTTCGCCACGCGTGAGATCGAGCAGGTGCTCGATGGACTCCGCACGGCCGGGATCGCCCGCGTCGTCGAGGCCGAGACCGTCGCCGCCGAATGGGGCGCGCCTGAGGGTGCCAGCATCAGGCAGCTCATCGACAGCGCGCCGGAGGGGGCCTGGCGCGACGTCCTCATCGAGCACCTGAACGCGCTGACGAAGCTGACCGATGAGATCGGCCGCCTGCGCGACGCGAACTCAGAGCAGCTGCGCGCGGTCATGCGGGCCACGCAGGAGACGATCGCCGGCCTCGGTGACGACACCGGCGAGTACACCACCCACGGTGAGCGCGCGCGCGAGGACTCCGCGCGCATCATCGACACGGAGATGTGA